In a genomic window of Cytobacillus sp. FSL H8-0458:
- a CDS encoding YceG family protein — protein MNLSYSQIKTHILKVTFENWSSQLTKPNHEREGYREEQQTLHVGQIVARFLGVPLDEDEYYNRLFDLIHTENAGLLLLSEEHLDKTIDNQQFQAIQKVLNINREQNLSINRFAAFLDGEQLLLKSSSPSLHRKIREAMISMLSLFSEKETGGLKNQDIRRVLVDVIKWSANHFGTELKEIDPKLGMPKVLWYGNGKKSHYYFLFYLIQIGCDILYFSPSGEDLFAEMGQEVRDSFVHHYPEKNKPEPFPQEKRRRTATVAYRASREIETILNHEGSGLYKPWQLREYTPSSVTLKTTYDELFILIKEKAMIRPNFEVKDGRVMIPSIFSKIQGVSRNRKEYWDRIQTISQYEESLLIRRFPFTNSVNNDFRFHYRNALDREGKLDPEKIITGHYWRYQQLPGGLQNGIAKAIRNMCERPRLKLLPGESDEELKIYLFSQSLQIPPSIVKLMQQFDYSQEVPKIILYNNELNGTMVRSDAALLLLLNQFGIDIVLYNPPGHNDIENFIEEDLYDVHWLEDVVFEQEFKEPSFLKKVLFQGLLKNLKGD, from the coding sequence TTGAACTTGTCGTACAGTCAAATTAAAACTCACATCTTAAAGGTTACATTTGAGAACTGGAGCTCTCAGCTAACAAAGCCTAATCATGAACGTGAAGGTTACAGAGAGGAACAGCAAACGCTGCATGTTGGCCAAATTGTTGCCAGATTTCTTGGAGTTCCCCTCGATGAAGATGAATATTATAATCGTCTCTTTGATCTCATTCACACAGAGAATGCAGGCCTTCTCCTGCTCAGTGAAGAACATCTGGATAAAACCATTGATAACCAGCAGTTTCAGGCGATACAAAAAGTCCTCAATATTAACCGGGAACAGAATTTATCCATAAACCGATTTGCTGCTTTTCTTGATGGCGAACAGCTGCTGCTCAAATCTTCCTCACCTTCCCTGCACAGGAAAATAAGAGAAGCGATGATCAGTATGCTGAGCCTTTTTTCTGAAAAGGAAACAGGCGGCTTAAAAAACCAGGATATAAGAAGAGTGCTTGTTGATGTGATTAAGTGGTCCGCTAATCATTTTGGCACAGAACTTAAAGAAATTGACCCTAAATTGGGTATGCCAAAAGTCCTTTGGTACGGGAACGGGAAAAAGAGTCATTATTACTTTTTGTTCTACTTAATCCAAATCGGGTGCGATATTCTTTATTTTTCTCCTTCAGGAGAAGACCTTTTTGCAGAGATGGGTCAGGAAGTACGGGATTCTTTTGTACATCATTATCCTGAAAAGAACAAGCCTGAACCTTTCCCGCAGGAAAAGAGAAGAAGGACTGCTACAGTCGCCTATAGGGCATCCAGGGAAATAGAAACCATCCTTAACCATGAGGGTTCAGGCCTTTATAAACCCTGGCAGCTTAGGGAGTATACTCCTTCTTCTGTGACCTTGAAAACTACTTATGATGAACTTTTTATTTTAATTAAAGAGAAAGCCATGATCCGCCCAAACTTTGAGGTGAAAGATGGAAGAGTCATGATACCGTCCATTTTTTCAAAGATCCAGGGAGTCAGCAGGAATCGCAAGGAATACTGGGATCGAATACAAACGATCAGCCAATATGAAGAAAGTCTGCTGATAAGGAGATTTCCTTTTACAAACAGCGTCAACAATGATTTTCGGTTCCATTACCGCAATGCACTGGACAGGGAAGGGAAGCTTGACCCTGAAAAAATCATTACAGGGCATTATTGGAGGTATCAGCAGCTTCCCGGCGGCCTTCAAAATGGAATTGCAAAGGCCATTAGAAATATGTGTGAACGTCCGCGATTAAAGCTGCTGCCGGGTGAATCGGATGAAGAATTGAAGATTTATCTGTTTAGCCAAAGCCTGCAAATTCCGCCGAGCATTGTAAAGTTAATGCAGCAATTTGATTACTCGCAGGAAGTTCCTAAGATTATCCTCTATAACAACGAGCTGAACGGGACGATGGTAAGATCTGATGCCGCACTCCTTTTGCTGCTTAATCAGTTTGGGATAGATATTGTACTGTATAATCCGCCTGGCCATAACGACATTGAAAATTTCATTGAGGAAGATTTATATGATGTTCATTGGCTTGAGGATGTTGTTTTTGAACAGGAATTTAAGGAGCCATCCTTTCTAAAAAAAGTTCTCTTTCAAGGATTATTAAAAAATTTAAAGGGTGATTGA
- a CDS encoding toxic anion resistance protein has product MNPTKSTELNLTAQLQDDKLTENNVSEIKLALRQEPEVQNLARSIDEKDQIQILEFGKEPAVQISRFSDQILSNMRTTKVEDSGELLKQLGRIMDKFDKKDFQQGPKGIFGKLFKRGEKMIEKLFGKYQTMGAEIDKVYVEISKYQSEMVDSTTMLEQMYEQNYQYYLTLEKYAVAGQMKADDLKANQLPQLEARAAQGDQMASMQLDTLRNAVDLLEQRVYDLEMAKMVALQTAPQIRLLQRGNTKLIGKINSAFVTTIPIFKNGLIQAVAAKRQKLVADSMSELDRRTNEMLVRNAQNISNQSADIARLAGGPSIKIETIEESWNIIMKGMQETKSIEEENKRLREEGSRRLEQLQDNFKKMKQQG; this is encoded by the coding sequence ATGAATCCGACCAAATCAACAGAACTAAATTTAACAGCCCAGCTGCAGGATGATAAATTAACCGAAAATAACGTTTCAGAAATTAAGCTTGCTTTAAGGCAGGAGCCTGAGGTGCAAAATCTGGCCAGGTCCATTGATGAGAAGGACCAAATACAAATACTTGAATTCGGCAAAGAGCCTGCTGTCCAGATTTCACGCTTCTCTGACCAGATATTGAGCAACATGAGAACAACGAAGGTAGAAGATTCAGGTGAACTTTTAAAGCAGCTCGGCAGAATTATGGACAAATTTGACAAGAAGGATTTCCAACAGGGACCAAAAGGCATCTTTGGCAAGCTTTTCAAGCGCGGAGAAAAAATGATTGAGAAGCTTTTCGGAAAATACCAGACAATGGGTGCGGAAATTGATAAAGTGTATGTTGAAATTTCCAAATACCAAAGTGAAATGGTCGATTCCACAACCATGCTTGAACAAATGTATGAGCAAAATTATCAGTACTATCTGACGCTTGAAAAGTATGCTGTTGCAGGACAAATGAAAGCCGATGATTTAAAAGCCAATCAGCTTCCACAGCTGGAAGCGCGGGCGGCTCAGGGGGATCAGATGGCTTCAATGCAGCTTGATACGTTAAGAAATGCCGTCGATTTACTCGAGCAAAGAGTTTATGATCTTGAAATGGCTAAAATGGTTGCCCTTCAGACTGCACCGCAAATCCGGCTGCTTCAGAGAGGGAATACCAAGCTTATCGGCAAGATTAATTCTGCATTTGTAACCACTATTCCAATTTTTAAAAACGGTCTGATTCAGGCAGTTGCAGCCAAAAGACAAAAGCTTGTTGCTGATTCAATGAGCGAGCTGGACAGACGGACAAATGAGATGCTGGTGCGCAATGCCCAGAACATTTCAAACCAAAGTGCTGATATTGCAAGATTGGCAGGCGGTCCAAGTATTAAGATTGAAACGATTGAGGAATCCTGGAATATCATCATGAAAGGTATGCAGGAGACTAAATCAATAGAAGAAGAAAACAAGCGTCTGCGTGAAGAAGGATCCAGGAGACTGGAACAGCTGCAGGACAATTTTAAAAAAATGAAGCAGCAGGGTTAG
- a CDS encoding TerD family protein — translation MAINLQKGQRVDLTKGNPGLSKIMVGLGWDPVQKSGGGGLLGSLFGGGGGANIDCDASVIMLGENEKLKSNKDVIYFGNLKSGDGSVQHTGDNLTGAGDGDDEQVLIDLSRVPAHIHKMVFVVNIYDSVKRKQHFGMIQNAFIRVVNSGNNQELIHYNLTDDYSGSTSLIVGEIYRHGSDWKFAAVGTGTASPGLSDVVRSYS, via the coding sequence ATGGCAATTAATCTTCAAAAAGGCCAGCGTGTTGACTTAACTAAAGGAAATCCGGGATTATCTAAAATTATGGTAGGATTAGGCTGGGACCCAGTGCAAAAAAGCGGAGGCGGCGGTCTCCTGGGATCTTTATTCGGAGGCGGCGGCGGAGCAAATATCGACTGTGATGCTTCTGTAATCATGCTTGGTGAAAATGAAAAGCTAAAGAGCAATAAAGATGTCATTTACTTCGGTAATTTAAAGAGCGGCGATGGAAGTGTTCAGCATACTGGAGATAACCTCACAGGAGCAGGCGACGGAGACGACGAGCAGGTGCTGATTGATTTAAGCAGAGTGCCTGCACATATTCATAAAATGGTATTCGTTGTAAATATTTATGACAGCGTTAAGAGAAAGCAGCATTTCGGCATGATCCAGAATGCATTCATCAGAGTGGTAAACTCCGGCAACAATCAGGAACTGATTCATTACAACCTGACTGATGACTACAGCGGAAGTACCAGTTTAATAGTTGGGGAGATTTATCGCCATGGAAGCGATTGGAAGTTCGCAGCTGTAGGTACAGGAACGGCTTCTCCCGGTCTTTCAGATGTAGTGCGCTCTTATTCTTAA
- a CDS encoding anthrax toxin lethal factor-related metalloendopeptidase: protein MRKMVLTFTIMIVSLALLGNSQAAMGGIKLKDYPHSSELKEFLSLKSPRQLGEIFIVPLEPFDEREAAEMISRVDHLPVSLLSKIEDEDIRVKLFVGKLTDNPTAQHLAGVIPRGYTGDTTWDDVPGVGGAKTVLVKIGFSARGKGHGSVNLELHELAHSVDRHVYNGIRFNQKFLSVWKAEKAKLFPGQNYFLSFPEEYFAEAFAMYFSGGESRRLLSENAPKTYDFIKELN from the coding sequence ATGCGCAAAATGGTACTTACATTTACAATTATGATTGTTTCCCTTGCACTGCTTGGGAACTCTCAAGCTGCCATGGGCGGCATAAAACTAAAGGATTACCCGCACTCCTCCGAGCTTAAAGAGTTTCTCAGTTTGAAATCTCCACGCCAGCTTGGTGAGATCTTTATTGTGCCTCTCGAACCTTTTGATGAGAGAGAGGCTGCAGAAATGATTTCCCGGGTTGATCATCTGCCTGTCTCCCTGCTCTCCAAAATAGAGGATGAAGATATCAGGGTGAAATTATTCGTGGGAAAGCTGACAGATAATCCTACGGCCCAGCATCTTGCAGGGGTAATTCCCCGCGGCTATACAGGAGATACTACGTGGGATGACGTCCCAGGGGTTGGCGGGGCAAAAACAGTCCTTGTAAAAATAGGCTTCAGCGCGAGGGGGAAAGGTCATGGATCCGTTAATCTGGAACTTCATGAACTTGCCCATTCTGTTGATCGCCATGTTTACAATGGCATTCGATTTAATCAGAAGTTTCTATCTGTGTGGAAAGCTGAAAAAGCTAAATTGTTCCCGGGTCAAAATTATTTTCTTTCCTTCCCTGAAGAATATTTCGCTGAGGCTTTTGCTATGTATTTTTCAGGAGGGGAATCCAGGAGATTATTAAGCGAGAATGCTCCGAAAACCTATGATTTTATAAAAGAATTAAACTGA
- a CDS encoding thymidylate synthase yields MKQYLDLCRHVLENGTKKEDRTGTGTISTFGYQMRFNLQEGFPLVTTKKLHLKSIIHELLWFLNGDTNVKYLQENGVRIWNEWADEEGNLGPVYGHQWRSWTGADGNTVDQITSLIEQIKTNPDSRRLIVNAWNVGEIEKMALPPCHCMFQFYAADGKLSCQLYQRSADVFLGVPFNIASYALLTMMVAQVCDLEPGEFVHTFGDVHIYQNHLEQVNLQLGRDPRKLPKMKMNPDVKDIFSFKFDDFQLEDYDPHPHIKGVVSV; encoded by the coding sequence ATGAAACAATATTTAGATCTTTGCAGGCATGTTCTGGAAAATGGCACTAAAAAAGAAGACCGTACAGGCACAGGTACAATAAGTACGTTTGGATATCAGATGCGCTTTAACCTGCAGGAGGGCTTCCCGCTTGTTACTACTAAGAAATTGCATCTGAAATCCATAATCCATGAGCTATTATGGTTTTTAAATGGAGATACAAATGTAAAATATCTTCAGGAAAATGGTGTGCGGATATGGAATGAGTGGGCAGACGAGGAAGGGAATCTCGGACCCGTTTATGGACATCAGTGGAGATCCTGGACAGGTGCTGATGGAAATACAGTTGATCAGATTACCAGCCTGATTGAGCAAATCAAAACAAATCCTGATTCCCGCCGCCTGATTGTAAATGCATGGAATGTGGGAGAAATTGAAAAGATGGCTTTGCCGCCTTGCCATTGCATGTTCCAGTTTTACGCTGCAGATGGAAAGCTATCCTGCCAGCTTTATCAGAGATCTGCAGATGTCTTTCTCGGCGTGCCGTTTAATATTGCTTCCTATGCTTTACTGACTATGATGGTTGCGCAGGTTTGCGATCTAGAGCCTGGTGAGTTTGTTCATACTTTTGGTGATGTGCATATCTACCAGAATCATCTTGAACAGGTAAACCTCCAGCTGGGCCGTGATCCTCGAAAGCTTCCAAAAATGAAGATGAATCCTGATGTGAAAGATATTTTCAGCTTTAAGTTTGACGATTTCCAGCTTGAAGACTATGATCCGCACCCTCATATTAAAGGAGTTGTCAGTGTATGA
- a CDS encoding dihydrofolate reductase codes for MISLMWAMDENRVIGRDNKLPWHLPEDLKFFKRTTMGHPIAMGRKTWDSIGRPLPGRENIVITRNKSFSCEGCTVVHTVEELLKFSGEREDEIFVIGGAEIFKAILPAADRLYLTMIYDQFEGDTYFPELDMSEWDLLSREKGKRDEKNPYDFEFLIYKRK; via the coding sequence ATGATTTCTTTAATGTGGGCAATGGATGAGAATCGTGTGATCGGCAGGGATAATAAACTTCCCTGGCATTTGCCTGAGGATTTAAAGTTTTTTAAAAGAACGACGATGGGTCATCCGATTGCCATGGGACGCAAAACCTGGGATTCAATCGGGAGACCTCTGCCGGGGAGAGAAAATATTGTTATAACCCGGAATAAATCCTTTTCCTGTGAAGGATGCACAGTAGTACATACAGTTGAGGAACTTTTGAAGTTCAGCGGAGAGAGAGAAGATGAGATCTTTGTCATCGGCGGTGCAGAGATTTTTAAAGCCATTCTTCCTGCAGCTGATCGTCTATATCTGACTATGATCTATGACCAATTTGAAGGGGACACATACTTTCCGGAATTGGACATGTCAGAATGGGACCTCCTCTCAAGGGAGAAAGGCAAAAGGGATGAAAAAAATCCGTATGATTTTGAATTCCTCATTTATAAAAGAAAATAA
- a CDS encoding lysophospholipid acyltransferase family protein, with protein MLRLIIFFLYMGGYLVYSLPALSRMRNLSSALPVEERDRIIHKVPQKWSRTIMKISGSQVKITGQELIPDGPVVIVCNHEGDFDIPVLLASINKPFGFISKVEMKKAPIISSWMEVMNCVFIDRSNRRSAINSLKNAAELLKQGHSLLIFPEGTRSRGGQVAPFKVGGFRLAQDAGVPIVPISIKGTADAFEKNGRLIKPAKIEIRVCKPVNARIVKDMDAKFLAQEVRGIICSSLSDRKIAS; from the coding sequence ATGCTTCGACTAATAATCTTTTTTCTTTATATGGGCGGATATTTAGTTTATAGCCTTCCTGCACTATCCCGGATGAGAAACCTGAGTTCGGCACTCCCTGTTGAAGAGCGCGACCGCATCATCCATAAAGTGCCCCAAAAGTGGTCCAGGACGATTATGAAAATATCAGGCTCTCAAGTAAAAATTACGGGGCAGGAATTAATTCCGGATGGGCCAGTAGTCATTGTCTGCAACCATGAAGGGGATTTTGATATTCCAGTCCTTCTTGCATCCATTAATAAACCTTTTGGTTTTATATCGAAAGTAGAAATGAAGAAAGCACCCATTATCTCATCATGGATGGAAGTCATGAATTGTGTCTTTATTGATCGCAGCAATCGCAGGAGTGCTATCAATTCTTTAAAGAATGCTGCAGAGCTTTTAAAACAGGGACACTCTCTCCTGATTTTCCCGGAAGGGACAAGAAGCAGGGGAGGGCAGGTAGCGCCTTTTAAAGTAGGCGGATTCAGGCTTGCACAGGATGCAGGTGTTCCGATTGTGCCAATATCCATTAAAGGGACAGCAGATGCCTTTGAAAAGAATGGGAGACTCATAAAGCCGGCTAAAATAGAAATTAGGGTGTGCAAGCCTGTGAATGCCAGGATTGTTAAAGATATGGATGCAAAGTTTCTTGCACAGGAAGTAAGAGGGATAATCTGCAGCAGTCTTTCGGACAGAAAAATCGCTTCATAA
- the ilvA gene encoding threonine ammonia-lyase IlvA, whose translation MEQKVMTKKWVQLEDILIAYQQLKDIVAHTPLQKNERLSEKYECNVYLKREDLQHVRSFKLRGAYYKVKSLTAEELENGVVCASAGNHAQGVAYACRHLGVQGKIFMPATTPRQKVSQVELFGRDSVEIILVGDTFDDSYHEALKCATEEDRAFIHPFDDEMVIAGQGTVAVEMLNDCEEQVDFVIASIGGGGLMAGLSTYIKSISPETQMIGVEPEGAPSMSEAIRVQTVAPLGKIDKFVDGAAVKCVGEKTYDICNELVDDIFMVPEGKVCTTILELYNEHAIVAEPAGALPIAALDMCRDQIKGKNVVCVISGGNNDIGRMQEIKERSLLYEGLLYHFIVNFPQRAGALREFLDEVLGPTDDITRFEYTKKNNKENGPALVGIELKHREDYSDLIVRMNKKGFSYKEINKDSNLFHLLV comes from the coding sequence ATGGAACAGAAAGTAATGACAAAAAAATGGGTGCAGTTGGAAGATATTTTAATTGCATACCAGCAGCTTAAGGATATTGTTGCCCATACACCTTTACAGAAGAATGAACGCCTATCAGAAAAGTATGAGTGCAATGTCTATTTGAAAAGGGAAGATCTTCAGCATGTCCGCTCATTTAAATTAAGAGGCGCCTACTATAAAGTTAAATCTTTAACTGCAGAGGAGCTTGAAAATGGTGTAGTCTGTGCAAGTGCAGGGAATCATGCACAGGGAGTTGCCTATGCATGCAGACACCTTGGAGTTCAGGGGAAGATTTTCATGCCGGCGACCACGCCGAGACAAAAGGTGAGCCAGGTAGAGCTGTTTGGCAGAGATTCAGTAGAGATCATACTTGTTGGGGACACTTTTGATGATTCCTATCACGAAGCTCTTAAATGTGCCACTGAGGAGGATAGGGCATTTATTCATCCGTTTGATGATGAAATGGTGATAGCAGGACAGGGAACAGTAGCGGTTGAGATGCTTAACGATTGTGAAGAACAAGTCGATTTTGTTATTGCCAGCATTGGCGGAGGCGGATTAATGGCCGGACTCAGCACTTACATAAAAAGCATCTCGCCGGAAACGCAGATGATTGGAGTTGAACCTGAAGGAGCACCCTCTATGAGCGAAGCAATCAGGGTTCAAACAGTAGCACCCCTCGGGAAGATTGATAAGTTTGTAGATGGTGCGGCGGTAAAATGTGTGGGTGAAAAAACCTATGACATCTGCAATGAGCTTGTTGATGATATTTTCATGGTTCCTGAAGGGAAAGTGTGCACGACCATCCTTGAATTATATAACGAGCATGCGATTGTGGCAGAGCCTGCGGGTGCTTTGCCGATTGCTGCATTGGATATGTGCAGGGATCAAATTAAAGGAAAGAATGTTGTTTGTGTGATCAGCGGCGGCAATAATGATATTGGTCGCATGCAGGAAATTAAAGAGCGTTCCCTGCTTTATGAAGGCCTGCTTTACCATTTTATAGTGAATTTCCCCCAAAGGGCAGGGGCATTAAGAGAGTTCCTTGACGAAGTGCTTGGTCCGACGGACGATATTACACGTTTTGAATATACGAAAAAAAATAATAAAGAAAATGGTCCTGCCCTTGTAGGAATTGAGCTGAAGCATAGGGAGGACTATAGCGATCTCATTGTGAGAATGAATAAAAAGGGGTTCTCCTACAAGGAGATAAACAAAGACAGCAACCTTTTTCATCTGCTTGTATAA